Proteins from a genomic interval of Sander vitreus isolate 19-12246 chromosome 6, sanVit1, whole genome shotgun sequence:
- the LOC144519411 gene encoding uncharacterized protein LOC144519411, whose amino-acid sequence MLMYALYIVLGADFDFTTADMDTIRTWWCLLLLSGHSVVRLAQKRKNKDPIIKADMDKEEAKRPRTISPEQSEPVDLTKEMGILEITRSCLKDVLLEVVLQDGDKALMTLALVCSSFRDIVTD is encoded by the exons ATGTTAATG TATGCTCTTTACATTGTGCTGGGGGCAGATTTTGACTTCACAACT GCTGACATGGACACAATCAGGACATGGTGGTGCCTGTTGCTCCTGTCTGGTCATTCAGTTGTCAG GTTGgcacagaaaaggaaaaataaagatCCCATC ATAAAAGCAGATATGGATAAGGAGGAGGCAAAGAGGCCCAGGACAATCTCTCCTGAACAGTCG GAACCTGTTGACCTGACCAAGGAAATGGGGATTCTGGAG ATTACAAGATCTTGTCTCAAAGACGTATTGCTTGAGGTGGTCCTCCAGGATGGTGATAAGGCACTGATGACCTTGGCCCTTGTCTGTTCTTCGTTCAGAGACATAGTCACAGATTAA
- the cxcr3.2 gene encoding C-X-C chemokine receptor type 3-2: MDQVPSTTEDYWDYEYENYSLSPGMSKSQAAPCSQDDTYGFAQRYSPVVYSLVFVLALLGNVLVLCVIRRYRNSQRGGACAFSLTDTFLLHLAISDLLLAFTLPLFAVQWAHHWVFGLAVCKISGALFSLNRYSGILFLACISFDRYLAIVHAVSSGWKRNTCHAQIACAFIWVGCLGLSGVDITFKQVVEVNTVGHQKAFLCQVWFTENPTQWQVGLQLVSVVLGFGLPLLIMLYCYIRIFRSLCNATRRQKRKSLSLIVSLVSMFVICWAPYNCFQLADSLYKLGVVTGGCQFGRVMDIGTLITESVGLSHCALNPLLYGFVGVKFRRELVKMCKGLMGRRGLLGMEEWRERRIRRTTGSFSSAESENTSYSVMV, encoded by the exons ATGGATCAAGTTCCATCAACCACAGAAGATTACTGG GACTATGAATATGAAAATTACAGCTTGTCCCCTGGCATGAGCAAGAGTCAAGCAGCCCCATGCTCACAGGATGACACATATGGATTTGCACAGAGGTACTCGCCTGTTGTATACAGTCTGGTGTTCGTCCTGGCTCTTTTGGGCAACGTGCTGGTGCTGTGTGTGATCCGACGCTATCGAAACTCTCAGAGGGGCGGAGCCTGTGCTTTCTCTCTGACGGACACCTTCCTCCTTCACCTGGCCATTTCTGACCTCCTGTTGGCCTTCACCCTGCCCCTGTTTGCAGTGCAGTGGGCTCACCACTGGGTGTTCGGCTTGGCTGTTTGCAAGATCTCCGGTGCCCTCTTTTCCCTGAACCGCTACAGTGGCATCCTTTTTCTGGCCTGCATCAGCTTTGACCGTTACCTGGCCATAGTTCACGCTGTCAGCTCTGGCTGGAAGCGCAACACCTGCCATGCCCAGATTGCGTGTGCCTTCATCTGGGTGGGCTGCCTGGGCCTGAGTGGAGTAGACATTACCTTCAAACAGGTAGTGGAGGTGAACACGGTGGGCCATCAGAAGGCCTTCCTGTGCCAGGTGTGGTTCACTGAGAACCCCACCCAGTGGCAAGTGGGGCTGCAGCTGGTCAGTGTGGTTCTGGGTTTTGGGCTCCCCTTGTTGATTATGCTCTACTGCTACATCCGCATCTTCAGGTCTCTCTGCAACGCCACTCGCCGCCAAAAGCGCAAGTCTCTCAGCCTCATCGTCTCCTTAGTGTCTATGTTTGTCATCTGCTGGGCACCATACAACTGCTTCCAGCTGGCAGATAGTCTGTACAAGCTGGGCGTGGTGACTGGAGGTTGCCAGTTTGGCCGTGTGATGGACATTGGGACTCTCATCACTGAAAGTGTGGGGCTGTCGCACTGCGCCCTCAACCCTCTGCTGTATGGCTTTGTGGGGGTGAAGTTCCGGAGGGAGCTGGTCAAAATGTGTAAGGGGCTGATGGGACGGAGAGGTTTGCTGGGGATGGAGgaatggagggagaggaggatcAGAAGAACCACCGGATCTTTCAGCTCTGCAGAAAGTGAAAACACCTCATACTCTGTCATGGTGTGA